A genome region from Tursiops truncatus isolate mTurTru1 chromosome 15, mTurTru1.mat.Y, whole genome shotgun sequence includes the following:
- the APOBR gene encoding apolipoprotein B receptor — MDFLRLHLPGLHQALRGALESFSTFVSYLMGDDVPSAERREACAAEELGEVAARSLGGKVEEEAQEAVEGLEGSQSKGDGGPRGPGEAGRCQEESSATEQTWGGRQGSSHGSQADRQDTGAWEAATATRCQHSSIPLEPRRKSEAGSEAGRDRSSQAQESQQPDEQEVKREETLRTWEREEEEEEVRATEPGVAGGAESEGTWHKELERTASVGGQKVAEDRKESEQGVDETAAEEIQGPGAKGAGREEEVVVVRSGRSTRAQGTQEPGAESEDRETSGREQADLPGVGETEHGAVPGERIPEGTGRVWALEETSKGGQEEEEVDENREVEVSLFPKQTQALGTERVEEVAEDQAAGREAEEGQESEAEGGEGFEGQADQAEGEAVEKQDSEIRAAQTSLKEVVQAEEAEQEQRSCWAAEAELLQDKAANEAEGDVDLEATPEARPKKEFSRERGEEEAQARGEALQVGWGGLEHRVTEGQEPELVGGPQTPIEQLEEGQACKEELCSIPARSREETERSLEEYPRNVGYVEPNSSVAEAWEDRRRDVERGNTQEEKADAEEGKEEATGGQAPVAEAEGGRESARPEVPEAGGEWMKAKEAWRGAEEGETPGAENQELGGRQGAEAGTVQSLGESDATETKEEEVEATVPWGADRTSRRGWRLEAEALSLQDSNELETNSLATETVEDKAALDGRAPGTGDRPGREAEEAFGRDWDSEGREEAGGGEDLVVAAEGEKTGGQEFGLEGSAGEEAPGRGGQAEASEAPWEGEPGGQQAEVEESAVAEGSWGMDGVTSGSQVVRVEGLPGGHTLWEEEAGGWQGTEQGQSGEGQHGDTHPEGEAQRPLAVEDIEVTGDQKAEAEEIDPEGLEGIQGQEDPSTNQDPAEAKPGPCGEAHSSWSEALLPGARLDVSVPRSRALLSRSSSQRRSRPSFRRNPAPEQPQEPPSPPPEEELVAPEQRLLEPEHAPEPSSSSPEGTPLPARRPLGQRFGLAHPGMMQELRARLGQPKPQ, encoded by the exons AGACCTGGGGTGGCAGACAAGGCAGCTCCCATGGGTCTCAAGCAGATAGGCAGGACACTGGGGCCTGGGAGGCAGCCACGGCCACGAGATGCCAGCATTCAAGTATCCCCCTGGAGCCCAGAAGGAAATCTGAGGCAGGGTCTGAGGCTGGTCGAGACAGGAGTAGCCAAGCCCAGGAGAGTCAGCAGCCCGATGAGCAGGAAGTGAAGAGAGAGGAGACACTGAGAACCTGGGaacgggaggaggaggaggaagaggtcaGGGCAACAGAGCCAGGGGTGGCTGGAGGGGCGGAGTCAGAGGGGACCTGGCACAAGGAGCTTGAGCGGACGGCGAGTGTTGGTGGGCAAAAGGTAGCAGAGGACAGAAAGGAATCAGAGCAGGGGGTTGATGAGACAGCTGCAGAGGAGATCCAGGGGCCTGGGGCCaaaggggctgggagggaagaagaggtgGTAGTGGTAAGGAGTGGCCGAAGCACAAGGGCACAGGGGACACAGGAGCCAGGGGCAGAATCTGAGGACAGGGAAACCTCAGGCAGGGAGCAGGCTGACCtcccaggggttggggagacTGAACATGGGGCAGTCCCAGGAGAAAGGATCCCAGAGGGTACTGGGAGAGTCTGGGCCCTAGAGGAGACCTCCAAGGgaggccaggaggaggaggaggtagaTGAGAATAGAGAGGTTGAAGTGAGCCTCTTCCCCAAACAGACCCAGGCCCTGGGAACCGAGAGAGTGGAAGAAGTGGCCGAGGACCAGGCAGCAGGGAGGGAAGCTGAGGAAGGTCAGGAGTCAGaggcggagggaggggagggctttGAGGGCCAGGCAGATCAGGCTgagggagaggctgtggagaagcAAGACTCAGAGATCAGGGCTGCTCAAACCAGTCTCAAGGAGGTGGTGCAGGCAGAGGAGGCCGAGCAAGAGCAGAGGAGTTGCTGGGCTGCAGAGGCTGAGCTGCTCCAGGACAAAGCAGCAAATGAGGCTGAAGGTGATGTTGACTTGGAGGCAACGCCAGAGGCCAGGCCCAAGAAGGAGTTCAGCAGGGAGAGGGGTGAGGAAGAGGCTCAGGCCAGGGGAGAAGCActgcaggtggggtgggggggcctcGAGCACAGGGTCACTGAAGGCCAAGAACCTGAGCTGGTGGGAGGCCCCCAGACCCCCATAGAGCAACTTGAGGAAGGGCAGGCATGTAAGGAAGAGCTCTGCAGCATTCCAGCCCGGAGCAgggaggagacagagaggagcCTGGAGGAATATCCCAGGAACGTGGGGTATGTAGAACCTAACAGCTCTGTGGCGGAAGCCTGGGAAGACAGAAGAAGGGATGTGGAGAGAGGGAACACCCAGGAGGAAAAAGCAGATGctgaagaggggaaggaggaggctaCAGGAGGCCAGGCACCAGTGGCGGAGGCTGAAGGAGGCCGAGAGTCTGCACGACCAGAGGTCCCAGAGGCAGGTGGGGAATGGATGAAAGCAAAGGAAGCCTGGCGtggagcagaggagggggagaCCCCTGGAGCAGAGAACCAGGAGCTGGGTGGAAGGCAGGGAGCAGAAGCAGGGACCGTCCAGTCATTGGGAGAGTCAGACGCCACAGAGaccaaggaggaggaggtggaggccaCCGTGCCCTGGGGGGCAGACAGAACATCCaggagaggctggaggctggaggcggAGGCTCTGAGTCTCCAGGACAGCAACGAACTGGAGACAAATTCTTTGGCTACCGAGACGGTGGAGGATAAGGCAGCTCTGGATGGAAGGGCTCCTGGGACTGGGGACAGGCCCGGCAGAGAGGCTGAGGAAGCATTCGGGAGAGACTGGGAttcagaagggagagaggaagccgGCGGAGGTGAGGACCTGGTAGTGGCTGCAGAGGGGGAGAAAACAGGTGGGCAGGAGTTTGGCCTGGAGGGCTCAGCAGGGGAGGAGGCGCCTGGCAGAGGTGGCCAAGCAGAGGCTTCTGAGGCCCCTTGGGAGGGTGAGCCCGGGGGACAGCAGGCTGAGGTGGAGGAATCCGCAGTAGCAGAAGGAAGCTGGGGGATGGATGGCGTTACCTCGGGCTCCCAGGTGGTGAGGGTAGAGGGCCTCCCAGGAGGGCACACACTGTGGGAAGAAGAGGCTGGAGGATGGCAAGGGACAGAGCAGGGGCAAAGCGGTGAGGGGCAGCACGGGGACACGCACCCCGAGGGAGAGGCACAAAGGCCCCTTGCGGTGGAGGATATCGAGGTGACTGGAGACCAAAAGGCAGAGGCTGAGGAGATTGACCCAGAAGGCCTGGAGGGCATCCAGGGCCAAGAGGACCCGTCAACCAACCAGGACCCTGCAGAGGCTAAGCCTGGACCATGCGGAGAGGCTCACAGCAGCTGGAGTGAG GCCCTGCTCCCCGGGGCTCGCCTGGACGTCTCTGTCCCGAGGAGCCGAGCCCTCCTCTCCCGCAGCTCCTCACAGCGCCGCTCCCGGCCCTCTTTCCGACGGAACCCCGCCCCTGAGCAACCGCAGgagcctcccagccccccaccggAGGAAGAGCTGGTAGCCCCCGAACAGAGACTTCTCGAGCCAGAGCACGCCCCGGAGCCAAGCTCCTCCAGCCCTGAAGGGACTCCATTGCCAGCCAGAAGGCCCCTGGGACAGAG GTTTGGCCTGGCACACCCTGGCATGATGCAGGAGCTGCGAGCCAGGCTGGGCCAGCCAAAGCCCCAGTGA
- the IL27 gene encoding interleukin-27 subunit alpha encodes MGQTAGDIGWRVSLLLLSLLLARAGVWGFPRPPGRPLRSLQELQREFKVSLHLSRKLLSEVRVQARDFAESHLPGVNLDLLPLGEQLPNVSLTFQAWRGLSAPERLRFLSMTLHPFHTLLGGLGSQGFWTSSERLQLWAMRLDLRDLQQHLRFQVLAAGFNLPEEEENEEGEGLLPGALGGPLQMSAQVSWPRLLYTYQSLHSLEIVLSRAVRDLLLLSQAGNPAQALEFPTPSSQP; translated from the exons ATGGGCCAGACGGCAGGCGACATTGGCTGGC GGGTCAGCCTTTTGCTACTCTCCTTGCTCCTGGCTCGAGCTGGTGTCTGGGGATTCCCGAGGCCCCCAGGGAGGCCCCTCCGGAGCCTGCAGGAGTTGCAGAGGGAGTTCAAGGTCAGCCTGCATCTCTCCAGGAAGCTGCTCTCCGAGGTTCGGGTCCAGGCCCGTGACTTT GCTGAATCTCACCTGCCAGGAGTGAACCTGGACCTTCTGCCCCTGGGAGAGCAGCTCCCCAACGTTTCCCTGACCTTCCAGGCCTGGCGTGGCCTCTCT GCCCCAGAAAGACTCCGCTTCCTCTCCATGACACTTCACCCCTTCCATACCCTGTTGGGAGGGCTGGGGAGCCAGGGGTTCTGGACCAGTTCAGAGAGGTTGCAGCTGTGGGCCATGAGGCTGGATCTCCGAGATCTGCAGCAGCATCTCCGCTTCCAG GTGCTGGCTGCAGGATTCAACCTCCCTGAGGAGGAGGAGaatgaggagggggaggggctgctccCAGGGGCTCTGGGCGGCCCCTTGCAGATGTCAGCCCAGGTGTCCTGGCCCCGGCTCCTCTACACCTACCAGTCGCTACACTCCTTGGAAATTGTCTTGTCTCGGGCGGTGAGGGACCTGCTGCTGCTCTCCCAGGCCGGGAACCCAGCCCAGGCCTTGGAGTTCCCCAcacccagctcccagccctga